Proteins encoded in a region of the Malaciobacter mytili LMG 24559 genome:
- a CDS encoding sensor histidine kinase encodes MLVEQLALTYKCHSAIGNSLDLKEMLKEVLKTFINETFALYGTFYLYDETKKSLNKIISIGKIKDFNIEEYKDIYDSFNILDNKNNPTQRVLILPLDRGIMFFIYSKKNMNMSFLGSMFQGLAHKLNISIDSCLNVKIMKKRNEKLKILALELERQRKELIEANKYKNDFLANMSHELKTPLNSIIVISSVMKKNKKGKLDEEQVRNMNIINNCGNDLLILINDILDISKIEAGELALNLKKVNIEVLIDNLYESMKPLSDEKNLKFIKTFEIDNTDILTDESRLKQIIKNLLSNAFKFTENGKVEIKVKADSENIFISVIDEGIGISKDKLLNIFDRFKQADGSTTRKYGGTGLGLAISKELAHLLGGDIKVSSEVNMGSDFQVILPKKAIIKNISDDKVDISSGEETVKTDEIVFFNMEDSLKLETIEEVDINRLNNLLIINGDHSSLFSSLVAFKKDGVNIEHTNSIENAQKVLQNSIFDALIIDIENSKEQNIKELIKVAKKNNTLFVAVGDEKIEDIDVNISRNSIDISFVKRVQNLVKAKKKNLD; translated from the coding sequence ATGTTAGTAGAACAATTAGCCTTAACATATAAATGTCATAGTGCAATAGGAAATAGTTTAGATTTAAAAGAGATGTTAAAAGAAGTTTTAAAAACTTTTATAAATGAAACTTTTGCACTTTATGGAACTTTTTATTTATATGATGAAACAAAAAAAAGTTTAAATAAAATAATTAGTATTGGTAAAATTAAAGATTTTAATATTGAAGAGTATAAAGATATATACGATAGTTTTAATATCTTAGATAATAAAAACAATCCTACTCAAAGGGTTTTAATTCTTCCTTTAGATAGAGGAATAATGTTTTTTATATATAGCAAAAAAAATATGAATATGAGTTTTTTAGGTTCTATGTTTCAAGGTCTAGCTCATAAATTAAATATTAGTATTGACTCATGTTTAAATGTAAAAATTATGAAAAAAAGAAATGAAAAACTAAAGATTTTAGCTTTAGAATTGGAAAGACAAAGAAAAGAGTTAATAGAAGCAAATAAATATAAAAATGACTTTTTAGCAAATATGAGTCATGAATTAAAGACTCCTTTAAATTCTATTATTGTTATTTCATCAGTTATGAAAAAAAACAAAAAAGGTAAATTAGATGAAGAACAAGTAAGAAATATGAATATTATTAATAACTGTGGTAATGATTTACTTATTTTAATTAATGATATTTTAGATATTTCGAAAATTGAAGCAGGGGAATTAGCCTTAAATTTAAAAAAAGTAAATATTGAAGTTTTAATTGATAACTTATATGAAAGTATGAAACCACTTTCTGATGAAAAAAATTTAAAATTTATAAAGACTTTTGAGATAGATAATACAGATATTTTAACAGATGAATCAAGATTAAAACAGATTATAAAAAATCTTTTAAGTAATGCTTTTAAATTTACAGAAAATGGTAAAGTTGAAATAAAAGTAAAAGCAGATAGCGAAAATATCTTTATTTCAGTTATTGATGAGGGTATTGGTATTTCAAAAGATAAACTTTTAAATATTTTTGATAGATTTAAACAAGCAGATGGAAGCACTACTCGAAAGTATGGCGGAACAGGTCTTGGACTTGCAATTTCTAAAGAATTAGCTCATCTTTTAGGCGGAGATATTAAAGTAAGTAGTGAAGTTAATATGGGAAGTGATTTTCAAGTAATTTTACCTAAAAAAGCAATTATTAAAAATATTTCTGATGATAAAGTTGATATTTCAAGTGGGGAAGAGACTGTAAAAACAGATGAAATTGTATTTTTTAATATGGAAGATAGCCTTAAGCTTGAAACAATAGAAGAAGTGGATATAAATAGATTAAATAATCTTTTAATAATTAATGGTGATCATAGTTCACTTTTTTCAAGTTTAGTTGCATTTAAAAAAGATGGAGTAAACATTGAACATACAAACTCTATTGAAAATGCACAAAAAGTTTTACAAAATAGTATTTTTGATGCTTTAATAATTGATATTGAAAACTCAAAAGAACAAAATATTAAAGAATTAATAAAAGTTGCAAAGAAAAATAATACTTTATTTGTTGCAGTAGGTGATGAAAAAATTGAAGATATAGATGTTAATATTTCAAGAAATAGTATAGATATTTCTTTTGTAAAACGAGTTCAAAACTTAGTAAAAGCAAAAAAAAAGAATTTGGATTAA
- a CDS encoding cupin domain-containing protein, with translation MNRYNILEDLEYKDTVAISLMFENELSKEIRILMKENQIMKEHKTAFPITVEIFEGEIEFGVEKQIHKLVKGDIVSLSANIPHDLKANKNSIIRLTLAKKDSVARVSGVLKL, from the coding sequence ATGAATAGATATAACATATTAGAAGATTTAGAGTATAAAGATACAGTTGCAATTTCACTTATGTTTGAAAATGAACTTTCAAAAGAAATAAGAATTCTTATGAAAGAAAATCAAATAATGAAAGAACATAAAACAGCTTTTCCTATTACTGTTGAGATATTTGAAGGGGAAATAGAGTTTGGAGTTGAAAAACAAATCCATAAATTAGTAAAAGGTGATATAGTATCTTTAAGTGCAAATATACCACATGATTTAAAAGCAAATAAAAACTCAATTATTAGATTAACTTTAGCAAAAAAAGATAGTGTTGCTAGGGTAAGTGGTGTATTAAAACTTTGA
- a CDS encoding UvrD-helicase domain-containing protein — MNLTKEQLDIINSKEHSFKINAVAGSGKTTTLLEYAKKHPTLKILYLAYNKSLQTSLEEKLKTSNISNMQIKTIHSLAFTKMQAWNYKISYDLKIDTIYKCIKEMDSFFEPSANYLALIKDIVNFYCNSSHIQLDEVLLQNYKKYSDLDAKILKIIKTKSANILNHTKYILTCMKTHKIEATHDFYLKLFFLNKKISSNLEYDLILVDEAQDISDVMIAIVEAQNCKRVYVGDSFQQIYSFRYALNALDKINLPSYNLSKSFRFGDNLAKNIQETLNKLYAKKDLKQLYITGIEEKTSKFGSSVVDKSKPFCVISRTSFALAKEVIKYLNEKKRKIFFEGGYNTYSFMNQTVYSIYYLKEKKFDKISLEEIAQFSSIEELEEYAKDTKNQDYLNVIKFVNTYKDNIFEINKQIKENLTLNKQEAQIIFTTTHKAKGMEYSQVIMCENDFISNKDIINPKNNLSNVKINEELNIYYVAATRTKDALDFADLKLDYTYSFEEEEDKSSSFISRTNNKRVPMKKLKQLQNEWLKSNKIKYF; from the coding sequence ATGAATTTAACCAAAGAACAATTAGATATTATAAACTCAAAAGAGCACTCATTTAAAATAAATGCAGTTGCAGGTAGTGGGAAAACCACTACTCTTTTAGAATATGCCAAAAAGCACCCTACTTTAAAAATCTTATATTTAGCATATAATAAATCTTTGCAAACTTCTTTAGAAGAGAAACTAAAAACTAGTAATATTTCAAATATGCAAATAAAAACTATCCACTCTTTAGCTTTTACAAAAATGCAAGCTTGGAACTATAAAATCTCCTATGACTTAAAAATAGATACTATTTATAAATGTATAAAAGAAATGGATAGCTTTTTTGAACCCAGTGCAAACTACTTAGCCTTAATTAAGGATATTGTAAACTTTTATTGTAATAGCTCCCATATTCAATTAGATGAAGTGTTACTTCAAAACTATAAAAAATATTCTGATTTAGATGCAAAAATTTTAAAAATCATAAAAACAAAAAGTGCAAATATTTTAAATCATACAAAATATATACTAACTTGTATGAAAACTCATAAAATTGAAGCAACACATGATTTTTATCTAAAGTTATTTTTTCTAAATAAAAAAATCTCTTCAAATTTAGAATATGATTTAATACTTGTAGATGAAGCTCAAGATATTTCAGATGTTATGATAGCAATAGTTGAAGCACAAAACTGCAAAAGAGTATATGTGGGAGATAGCTTTCAGCAAATTTACTCTTTTAGATATGCTTTAAATGCCTTAGATAAGATTAATCTTCCTTCTTATAATCTAAGTAAAAGCTTTAGATTTGGTGATAATTTAGCAAAAAATATACAAGAAACATTAAATAAACTATATGCAAAGAAAGATTTAAAACAACTATATATAACTGGAATTGAAGAAAAAACTTCAAAATTTGGAAGTAGTGTTGTGGATAAATCTAAACCTTTTTGTGTAATAAGTAGAACAAGTTTTGCATTAGCAAAAGAGGTAATAAAATATCTAAATGAGAAAAAAAGAAAAATATTTTTTGAGGGTGGATATAATACTTACTCTTTTATGAATCAAACAGTATATTCAATTTATTATTTAAAAGAAAAAAAATTTGATAAAATCTCTTTAGAAGAAATAGCACAATTTTCTTCAATAGAAGAGTTAGAGGAGTATGCTAAAGATACAAAAAATCAAGATTATTTAAATGTTATTAAATTTGTAAATACCTATAAAGATAATATTTTTGAAATAAATAAACAAATAAAAGAAAATCTTACTTTAAATAAACAAGAAGCTCAAATTATCTTTACAACTACGCATAAAGCAAAAGGAATGGAATATTCACAAGTAATTATGTGTGAAAATGATTTTATTTCAAATAAAGATATTATAAATCCTAAAAATAACCTAAGTAATGTAAAAATAAATGAAGAACTAAATATCTATTATGTTGCAGCAACAAGAACAAAAGATGCACTTGATTTTGCGGATTTAAAACTTGATTATACTTATAGTTTTGAAGAAGAGGAAGATAAAAGTAGTAGTTTTATTTCAAGAACAAATAATAAAAGAGTTCCTATGAAAAAACTAAAACAACTGCAAAATGAATGGCTAAAATCAAATAAAATAAAATATTTTTAA
- a CDS encoding TonB-dependent receptor plug domain-containing protein yields the protein MYRVFSKVLILNLIMITMLFSMEKLDDVVITSKSNKEVIDVSSSVSIITQEDIKKIKADSLADILSEVVGLNFSVNNSSIYGRKNISIRGLESRNSLILIDGKRVSLTDAQIGHSDFQYNWIPLEAIEKIEIIRGPMSSLYGSNALGGVINIITKQPNETIVSTIDIEGGTLNKNNQGNEKKFSFTSVGKVNDNFSYSIFAEDKNKNITEYENSVLHEGKEVKNLIVNTWFNIDDSQEINLSAILSNELRETIDYPTYYNIKKRNYAISYNKYFEKFAIKLKYYETKSNSHTNQFKYSHILKDKIANAEISIDAIKNNRIIFGGEFRKESYNKSYDQSYKKSANFNDSINYNSLFVQDEIDITNSLILTLGARYDKHENFGSQISPKAYMVYKIDEYSRLKGGYGHGFSAPTVTQTSSSYMFRNYYAGHGFNGNKDLKPESLDSYEISYEFENRSDFFKTTLFYNKIKNLIDTKLIGAETNILCKNFPIFIPCPFSKMKIQKYDNISNATTKGLELEYKKTNLLKDLNFNLNYTYLKTEDKQTNKELKLKPEHTINTRIVYLLPYDLQTTFRYKYIGNQKDHNNKSLKAYSTFALQLSKKFTDSLSVKTGIENLTNKKLNDLYDYQLRGRFYYVGLNYTF from the coding sequence ATGTATAGGGTATTTTCTAAGGTTTTAATTTTAAATTTAATTATGATAACAATGCTTTTTTCAATGGAAAAATTAGATGATGTAGTTATCACTTCAAAATCAAATAAAGAGGTTATTGATGTATCTTCAAGTGTATCTATAATTACACAAGAAGATATAAAAAAGATAAAAGCAGACTCTCTTGCAGATATTTTAAGTGAAGTAGTTGGTTTAAATTTTAGTGTTAATAATAGTTCAATTTATGGACGAAAAAATATATCTATTCGTGGATTAGAAAGTAGAAACTCTCTTATTTTAATTGATGGGAAAAGAGTATCTTTAACAGATGCACAAATAGGACATTCTGATTTTCAATATAATTGGATTCCTTTAGAAGCAATTGAAAAAATAGAGATTATAAGAGGTCCAATGAGTTCACTATATGGTTCAAATGCTTTAGGTGGGGTAATTAATATAATTACAAAACAACCAAATGAAACTATTGTTTCTACTATTGATATTGAAGGAGGAACTTTAAATAAAAATAATCAGGGAAATGAAAAAAAATTCTCTTTTACTTCTGTGGGGAAAGTTAATGATAACTTCTCTTACTCTATTTTTGCTGAAGATAAAAATAAAAATATTACGGAATATGAAAATAGTGTGTTACATGAAGGAAAAGAAGTAAAAAATCTTATAGTTAATACTTGGTTTAATATTGATGATTCTCAAGAGATAAACTTATCAGCAATTCTTTCAAATGAACTAAGAGAAACTATTGATTATCCTACTTATTACAATATTAAAAAAAGAAACTATGCAATTTCTTATAATAAATATTTTGAAAAGTTTGCTATTAAATTAAAATATTATGAAACAAAATCAAATTCCCATACAAATCAATTTAAATATTCACATATATTAAAAGATAAAATAGCAAATGCAGAAATCTCTATTGATGCAATAAAAAATAATAGGATTATTTTTGGAGGAGAGTTTAGAAAGGAAAGTTATAATAAAAGTTATGATCAAAGCTATAAAAAAAGTGCAAATTTTAATGATAGTATAAATTATAACTCATTGTTTGTTCAAGATGAAATAGATATTACAAATAGTTTAATTTTAACTTTAGGTGCAAGATATGACAAGCATGAAAACTTTGGTTCACAAATTAGTCCTAAGGCTTATATGGTATATAAAATAGATGAATATAGCAGACTAAAAGGTGGATATGGACATGGTTTTAGTGCTCCTACTGTTACTCAAACTTCTTCTTCCTATATGTTTAGAAACTATTATGCAGGTCATGGCTTTAATGGAAATAAAGATTTAAAACCTGAGAGTTTAGATTCATATGAAATTAGTTATGAGTTTGAAAATAGAAGTGACTTTTTTAAAACAACACTTTTCTATAATAAAATAAAAAATTTAATTGATACAAAACTAATAGGAGCTGAAACAAATATTTTATGCAAAAATTTTCCTATATTTATACCTTGCCCTTTTAGTAAAATGAAAATACAAAAGTATGATAATATTTCAAATGCAACTACAAAAGGCTTAGAGTTAGAGTATAAAAAAACTAATTTACTAAAAGATTTAAATTTTAATTTAAATTATACTTATTTAAAAACAGAAGATAAACAGACAAATAAAGAGCTAAAATTAAAACCAGAGCATACAATAAATACAAGAATAGTTTACTTATTACCTTACGATTTGCAAACAACTTTTAGATATAAGTATATTGGAAATCAAAAAGACCATAATAATAAAAGTTTAAAAGCGTATTCTACTTTTGCTTTACAACTTTCAAAAAAATTTACTGATTCTTTAAGTGTTAAAACTGGAATAGAAAATCTAACTAATAAAAAGTTAAATGATTTATATGATTATCAATTAAGAGGTAGGTTTTATTATGTGGGATTAAACTATACTTTTTAA
- a CDS encoding FIST signal transduction protein, with product MSIDIKYYKTLDTFVRDCKGDNNRYLLFIAQECKFYISLLKNSKIEAYGAIFPEIILDTISYKEGLIAYKLNKNEKVFLQQDINNLTLKEDDFENINSVITFVDGLSLNINSYLDSLYELLAPETQVIGGGAGKIPFEQKENIFSNEGIYKEAALIICLENKIKVGFEHGWSLMQEQAIATLSKENTLFQIDYINAYEFYKSMIEKDLNKTILDEELETYLKTYPLGLVKFDNEILVKEIIKINKDKSLVLGSSIPQNSIINFLKGEKDVVIEASKKAALKAVENCNNKQKAVFLFECVSRRLFLDENHKNEIEIIKENINEKLLIGLLTLGEIVNNNDMNINFYNKTCIVGALC from the coding sequence ATGAGTATCGACATAAAATATTATAAAACTTTAGATACTTTTGTAAGGGATTGTAAAGGGGATAATAATAGATATTTACTTTTTATTGCACAAGAGTGTAAGTTTTATATTTCATTATTAAAAAATTCAAAAATTGAAGCATATGGGGCAATATTCCCAGAAATTATTCTAGATACAATAAGTTATAAAGAGGGCTTAATAGCTTATAAATTAAATAAAAATGAAAAAGTTTTTCTTCAACAAGATATAAATAATTTAACATTAAAAGAAGATGACTTTGAAAATATAAATTCAGTAATTACATTTGTAGATGGCTTAAGTTTAAATATAAACTCTTATTTGGATTCTTTATATGAATTATTAGCTCCTGAGACACAAGTAATAGGTGGAGGAGCTGGAAAAATTCCTTTTGAACAAAAAGAGAATATTTTTTCAAATGAAGGGATTTATAAAGAGGCAGCTTTAATAATTTGTTTAGAAAATAAAATAAAAGTAGGTTTTGAACATGGTTGGAGTTTAATGCAAGAACAAGCAATTGCAACTTTAAGTAAAGAAAATACTCTTTTTCAAATAGATTATATAAATGCATATGAATTTTATAAAAGTATGATTGAAAAAGATTTAAATAAAACTATTTTAGATGAAGAGTTAGAAACTTATTTAAAAACATATCCTTTGGGTTTAGTTAAATTTGATAATGAAATTTTAGTAAAAGAAATAATAAAAATAAATAAAGATAAATCTTTAGTATTAGGTTCTTCAATACCTCAAAATTCTATTATAAACTTTTTAAAAGGTGAAAAGGATGTGGTTATAGAAGCATCTAAAAAAGCTGCATTAAAAGCAGTGGAAAATTGTAATAATAAACAAAAAGCAGTTTTTTTATTTGAGTGTGTAAGTAGAAGATTATTTTTAGATGAAAATCATAAAAATGAGATAGAAATAATAAAAGAAAATATTAATGAAAAGCTTTTAATTGGTCTTTTAACTTTAGGGGAAATTGTAAACAACAATGATATGAACATAAACTTTTATAATAAAACTTGTATTGTAGGTGCCTTATGTTAG
- a CDS encoding cobaltochelatase subunit CobN, with amino-acid sequence MKIISFLLLFFINIYANDILILSTNIGKISQEAKINEFINISKKYNLKVDFKFENELNKEEILNDFSKYKIIILDSLAGERSVISMYEKYNNILKKLNNIVILSFIKEENLYIKNITLEDSITFNEYWNNGGEYNFINLSIFIKNKLLKISNKTYNKAIVIPKDGIYHPKKENLIFNTLEEYAKFFKLNLQVLSKPLIAIGLHRGSIVSNNLEHINEIIKYLEEKGFQTLPFFTDVTGDDFIGKKFLTYENKTIVDVIINFQLMIINHEKLKNQYKKLNIPILHALYYSKGNIQKWYEDKHGVEFSMIPMTYIIPETIGYFDPLIISAQDKISKKLKPIPSQLYSLANKAINISNLKRKENKDKNIAIMYYNYPFGVKNMGASFLNIPQSLEEVFKALVKDGYSTTSYNEKYLIKESSKALKLIYKTDFSNIEDEIIKNDNAVLYPLSEYLKFFNKLPLKLKEEIKRVWKEPLDSQNLFCKDKKCYFVIPRKKFGNILLLPQPRRAQGNSSIEKHNSDITKDDTRLWHNPLIPISHSYLATYLYVTKQFNADAIVHFGTHGTQEWTPGKQRGLSIYDSALVVLNDTPIIYPYITNNLAEAIQAKRRGRATLISHQTPPFSLTGTYKELSEIMDLINQYNNVDKGVLKEQLKKQIIDLTIKVNINKDINFKKDMILKDFKEYLSKVEDYILSASKQAMPLGMHTFGTYPKKEHLISTLLQMLGNEFIEIVEGNKNFFTKNYQKFKESKSFKLIDNFVINNKDFKELDNQALRPYLQLARKYKEDFENTKEIKNFLRALNGEYIQTGIGGDPIRNPNSLPTGINMYGFDPSKVPTKAAYKTGSKLMKDFISNYYKENKKYPNKLTFNLWSLETMRHYGVLESQILYAMGVKPIWNETGISNKVVQNMAKAVLQSYLGESFSTWLSSFITVPMVDFVLSLTPKSWFLKAKKILEHSKATVKGEIVDVEIIPYKKLKRPRIDVVISVTGLYRDTFPQTIKILAKAVEKVSKLNEKDNYLRQNTLALEQKLNSLKNITKHEALYLSTIRVFSNKIGDYGSGVGDISKSARWKNDKRISQNYVQTLGYYYGSDVNRWGEKNVELDLYSKNLSGTDAVFFSRTSNLYGLLTSDDPFEYFGSISMAIRNIDKKSVKTYISNLRDTKNPKIEDTSTFMAKELRGRYFHPKWIKQMKEEGYSGTLGVLTVMDNFWGWQVVDPNIVRNDQWQEFVEVYINDKYNLKLPKWFENFNPNAFASFVEKIIEASRKGYFKTDEKTLKKLIALYKNLEDKYKIKTYNNKFKEFINKKVTGYGLMSIKNVPTSQQEKKVQELKKIESPLIKGHKLEKVEEKIDNKIEKLLYIFLFTLIILGALIEYRKKD; translated from the coding sequence ATGAAAATAATATCTTTTTTACTACTTTTTTTCATAAATATTTATGCAAATGATATACTAATTTTAAGTACAAATATAGGAAAAATTTCCCAAGAAGCTAAAATTAATGAGTTTATTAATATTTCAAAAAAATATAATTTGAAAGTTGATTTTAAATTTGAAAATGAACTAAATAAAGAAGAAATTTTAAATGATTTTTCAAAATATAAGATTATTATCCTTGATTCATTAGCTGGAGAAAGATCAGTTATTTCAATGTATGAAAAGTATAACAATATATTGAAAAAGCTTAATAATATTGTAATTCTTTCTTTTATAAAAGAAGAAAACTTATATATAAAAAATATTACTTTAGAAGATAGTATAACTTTTAATGAGTATTGGAATAATGGAGGAGAATATAACTTTATAAATCTAAGTATTTTTATAAAAAATAAATTATTAAAAATTTCAAATAAAACTTATAATAAAGCAATAGTAATTCCTAAAGATGGAATATATCATCCAAAAAAAGAAAACTTAATCTTTAATACTCTTGAAGAGTATGCTAAGTTTTTTAAACTAAATTTACAAGTTCTTTCAAAACCACTTATTGCAATAGGCTTACATAGAGGTTCAATAGTTTCAAATAATTTAGAACATATAAATGAAATAATTAAATATTTAGAAGAAAAAGGCTTTCAAACTCTTCCTTTTTTTACTGATGTTACAGGAGATGATTTTATAGGAAAAAAGTTTTTAACATATGAAAATAAAACAATAGTTGATGTAATAATAAATTTTCAACTAATGATTATAAACCATGAAAAGTTAAAAAATCAGTATAAAAAACTAAATATTCCAATTCTTCATGCATTATATTATAGTAAAGGAAATATTCAAAAATGGTATGAAGATAAACATGGCGTAGAGTTTTCAATGATTCCTATGACATATATTATTCCTGAAACCATAGGTTATTTTGATCCTTTAATTATTTCTGCACAAGATAAAATATCAAAAAAACTTAAACCAATACCTTCTCAACTTTATTCTTTAGCAAATAAAGCAATAAATATCTCTAATTTAAAAAGAAAAGAGAATAAAGATAAAAATATAGCAATTATGTATTATAACTATCCCTTTGGGGTAAAGAATATGGGTGCAAGTTTTTTAAATATTCCTCAAAGTTTAGAAGAGGTATTTAAAGCTTTAGTTAAAGATGGGTATAGCACTACAAGTTATAATGAAAAGTATTTAATAAAAGAGTCTTCAAAAGCTTTAAAATTGATATATAAAACAGATTTTAGCAATATTGAAGATGAAATAATAAAAAATGATAATGCAGTTTTATATCCTTTAAGTGAGTATTTAAAATTTTTTAATAAATTACCATTAAAGTTAAAAGAAGAGATAAAAAGAGTTTGGAAAGAACCTTTAGATTCACAAAATTTATTTTGCAAAGATAAGAAGTGTTATTTTGTAATACCTAGAAAAAAATTTGGAAATATACTTTTGCTTCCTCAACCAAGACGAGCTCAAGGAAATAGTAGTATAGAAAAACATAATTCAGATATAACAAAAGATGATACTAGACTTTGGCATAATCCTTTAATCCCTATTTCCCACTCATATTTAGCTACATATTTATATGTTACAAAGCAATTTAATGCAGATGCAATAGTACACTTTGGAACCCATGGAACTCAAGAGTGGACACCTGGCAAACAAAGAGGCTTAAGTATATATGATAGTGCTTTAGTTGTATTAAATGATACTCCTATTATATATCCATATATTACAAATAATTTAGCAGAAGCCATACAGGCAAAAAGAAGAGGAAGAGCAACTTTAATTTCCCATCAAACTCCACCTTTTTCTCTAACTGGAACATATAAAGAATTAAGTGAAATTATGGATTTAATAAACCAATACAATAATGTTGATAAGGGAGTATTAAAAGAACAGTTAAAAAAACAAATTATAGATTTAACTATAAAAGTAAATATAAATAAAGATATAAACTTTAAAAAAGATATGATTTTAAAAGATTTTAAGGAGTATTTATCAAAAGTTGAAGATTATATATTATCTGCTTCTAAGCAAGCAATGCCCCTTGGAATGCATACCTTTGGTACTTATCCTAAAAAAGAGCATCTTATCTCTACTCTTTTACAAATGTTAGGAAATGAGTTTATAGAAATTGTAGAAGGTAATAAAAATTTTTTTACTAAAAATTATCAAAAATTTAAAGAATCAAAATCCTTTAAACTTATTGATAATTTTGTAATTAATAATAAAGATTTTAAAGAGTTAGATAATCAAGCCTTAAGGCCATATTTGCAACTTGCAAGAAAATATAAAGAGGATTTTGAAAATACAAAAGAGATAAAAAACTTTTTAAGGGCATTAAACGGTGAGTATATTCAAACAGGTATAGGAGGCGACCCTATAAGAAATCCAAACTCACTTCCAACAGGAATAAATATGTATGGATTTGATCCAAGTAAGGTTCCTACAAAAGCTGCATATAAAACTGGTAGTAAATTAATGAAAGATTTTATTTCTAATTATTATAAAGAAAATAAAAAATATCCCAATAAATTAACTTTTAATCTTTGGTCTTTAGAGACAATGAGACATTATGGGGTTTTAGAATCACAAATTTTGTATGCAATGGGAGTAAAACCAATTTGGAATGAAACAGGTATATCAAATAAAGTTGTTCAAAATATGGCAAAAGCAGTATTACAAAGCTATTTAGGAGAAAGTTTTTCAACTTGGCTTTCTAGTTTTATAACTGTACCAATGGTTGATTTTGTATTAAGTTTAACTCCTAAGTCTTGGTTTTTAAAAGCTAAAAAAATATTAGAGCACTCAAAAGCAACAGTAAAAGGAGAAATAGTAGATGTAGAGATAATTCCTTATAAAAAATTAAAAAGACCTAGAATAGATGTGGTTATAAGTGTAACTGGGCTTTATAGGGATACTTTTCCTCAAACTATAAAGATATTAGCTAAAGCTGTTGAAAAAGTATCAAAACTTAATGAAAAAGATAACTATTTAAGACAAAATACTTTAGCTTTAGAACAAAAGTTAAACTCACTTAAAAATATAACAAAACATGAGGCTTTGTATCTTTCAACAATTAGAGTTTTTTCAAATAAAATAGGCGATTATGGTAGTGGAGTAGGGGATATTTCAAAGAGTGCTAGATGGAAAAATGATAAAAGAATTTCTCAAAACTATGTGCAAACTCTTGGATATTATTATGGAAGTGATGTTAATAGATGGGGAGAAAAAAATGTTGAACTTGATTTATATAGTAAAAACTTAAGTGGTACTGATGCTGTATTTTTTTCAAGAACTTCAAATTTATATGGATTATTAACTTCTGATGATCCTTTTGAGTATTTTGGTTCTATTTCAATGGCAATTAGAAATATAGATAAAAAAAGTGTAAAAACATATATCTCAAATTTAAGAGATACAAAAAATCCTAAAATAGAAGATACTTCTACTTTTATGGCTAAAGAGTTAAGAGGAAGATATTTTCATCCCAAATGGATAAAACAGATGAAAGAGGAGGGATATAGTGGTACTCTTGGAGTTTTAACTGTTATGGATAATTTTTGGGGTTGGCAAGTTGTTGATCCAAATATTGTAAGAAATGATCAATGGCAAGAGTTTGTTGAGGTTTATATAAATGATAAATATAATCTAAAACTTCCTAAATGGTTTGAAAACTTTAATCCAAATGCTTTTGCTTCCTTTGTAGAGAAGATTATAGAGGCTTCAAGAAAAGGTTATTTTAAAACTGATGAAAAAACTTTAAAAAAACTAATTGCACTATATAAAAACTTAGAAGATAAATATAAAATCAAAACTTATAATAATAAATTTAAAGAGTTTATAAATAAAAAAGTGACTGGTTATGGATTAATGTCTATTAAAAATGTGCCAACTTCTCAACAAGAAAAAAAAGTGCAAGAGCTAAAAAAAATAGAATCTCCTTTAATAAAAGGACATAAACTAGAAAAAGTAGAAGAAAAAATTGATAATAAAATAGAAAAGCTACTTTATATATTTTTATTTACTTTAATAATACTTGGAGCTTTAATTGAATATAGAAAAAAGGATTAG